The following coding sequences lie in one Rhodohalobacter barkolensis genomic window:
- a CDS encoding sensor histidine kinase has protein sequence MISNSEQELDLFFNNSIFGAFFMMLDNPIEWNDQADKNQLINYVIHHLKVTRVNQAFLDQYKAKEDEILGLTPFDFFEHDLEQEKILLKNIFDNGKYRDISYEKKNDGTDVVFEGDYVVLYEENDPKNRITGVFGVQQDITRRVEHQKELEKALEEKEILLAEIHHRIKNNLAIVSGLMQIQAFEAEEEVVKQKLTDSMFRVQTMATIHDIIYKNKDFSKLDFSIMIEKLIHTIKDMLLDGKEIEFQIEKETIFLNIKQAVPFALIVNELVTNIFKHAFRGKKEGCICVSIEQDDGQIHFTIEDNGVGFPDGMDFEKSDTLGLQMVKMLSQQLRGESSFQKMSKGTKFDLKFTAV, from the coding sequence ATGATCAGTAATTCTGAGCAGGAGTTAGACCTTTTTTTTAACAACTCGATTTTCGGGGCATTTTTTATGATGCTTGATAATCCTATTGAGTGGAATGATCAGGCAGATAAAAATCAACTCATCAATTACGTGATCCACCACCTCAAAGTAACCCGTGTTAACCAAGCCTTTCTTGATCAGTACAAAGCTAAAGAAGATGAAATACTGGGTTTAACCCCATTCGATTTCTTTGAGCATGATTTAGAGCAGGAAAAAATATTGCTCAAAAATATTTTTGACAACGGTAAATATCGCGATATCAGTTACGAAAAGAAAAATGATGGGACAGATGTGGTATTTGAAGGTGATTATGTAGTGCTCTATGAAGAGAACGATCCAAAAAATAGAATTACCGGAGTTTTTGGAGTACAACAGGATATCACAAGGCGTGTTGAACATCAAAAAGAGCTTGAAAAAGCTCTTGAAGAGAAAGAAATATTATTAGCAGAAATTCATCACAGAATTAAAAATAATCTGGCAATTGTATCCGGTCTGATGCAAATTCAAGCTTTTGAAGCTGAAGAAGAAGTTGTAAAACAGAAACTGACCGACAGTATGTTTCGGGTTCAGACCATGGCCACCATTCATGATATCATTTATAAAAATAAAGACTTTTCGAAGCTCGATTTTTCAATAATGATTGAAAAGTTAATCCATACTATTAAAGATATGCTTTTGGATGGAAAGGAAATTGAATTTCAAATCGAAAAAGAGACGATCTTTTTAAACATTAAACAAGCTGTCCCGTTTGCGCTTATTGTAAATGAATTAGTCACTAATATATTCAAACACGCTTTTAGAGGGAAAAAAGAGGGCTGCATATGTGTCTCAATAGAACAAGATGATGGCCAAATACATTTTACAATAGAAGACAACGGTGTGGGTTTTCCCGATGGAATGGATTTTGAAAAAAGCGACACATTGGGCCTTCAAATGGTAAAAATGTTAAGCCAGCAACTCAGGGGGGAATCATCTTTCCAAAAAATGTCAAAAGG
- a CDS encoding TonB-dependent receptor, producing MSYFKFIVAVVALCLYADILHATNLNTVSTDTNATLTKITGVVYSSDTNEPISGAHVWISNPELMAVTDADGFFSLELGTVTEPITVRISHIGFRPITENIEPDELQSGTPLQFVLTPSSEMMSPLTVLSHRVMNSPSNQIGTDKAAFLPIDSGQFLREAGNASGIRKGGFGIDPVLRGLSGSRLNVRLDGLTATAAACPNRMDPPTSHIRLSDIERVEIHRGPHALQYGPSFGGTVNFVSHKSPDYINFGLNGDVRAGIESNTGHQKTDARIQGGTENWDFLLSGGLSSTDDYTGGSGLTVASGFQSYDFGLEGGINVFAGHRLTAGWSQSFIRDADFPALMMDMAIDDTYKFKAGYEWTPNQAENLSTVEINGYWSLVDHEMNNHNRDSFNMRDAIALAETETYGVHSKVKGQYNSGSYTMTAGIDQLDVTGTRFVDIKMGPQAGNSMTYNLWQDASIFNAGIYSGFEHFIDRWTVSAGTRIDYNQADSKDPAPRFENTDVNSTHVNFSVSAGITRQITSTTTAGFYVGRGVRSPDVTERYINFLTIGRDSYEYTGNPDLKAEANNQADLVLKSEFGNFSIETTIFASYMTNYISAVINEDLQPVGMGAPGVREFQNRGDALFSGFELAMSHNLSRSWFVGLNSSFTRAEYLDNNTPVAEIPPFESTLNIGGSLFMDRIMPDISVRRVFPQNRFNEEFGESRTPGFWLVDATLSSILYDGISLSGGVRNLLDEDYYEHLNRQFNPGVNPSGSYLPEPGRRLFIELSVRF from the coding sequence ATGTCTTATTTCAAATTCATCGTTGCTGTGGTGGCTCTGTGTCTCTATGCAGATATTCTCCATGCAACGAATCTTAATACTGTCAGCACAGATACTAATGCAACTTTAACTAAAATTACCGGTGTTGTATACTCTTCCGATACAAATGAACCGATTTCAGGTGCACACGTATGGATAAGCAACCCTGAACTCATGGCTGTGACAGATGCTGATGGCTTTTTCAGTTTAGAACTGGGCACTGTAACAGAACCGATTACGGTTCGGATCAGTCACATCGGTTTTAGGCCAATCACAGAAAATATAGAACCGGATGAACTTCAGTCCGGAACTCCCCTTCAGTTTGTTCTTACTCCTTCATCTGAAATGATGAGTCCCCTTACGGTACTTTCGCACAGAGTCATGAACTCCCCGTCTAATCAAATAGGTACGGATAAGGCCGCATTCTTGCCAATCGATTCAGGACAATTTCTGCGTGAAGCGGGGAATGCTTCCGGGATTCGAAAAGGAGGATTCGGAATTGATCCGGTACTTAGAGGGCTCAGTGGAAGCCGTCTGAATGTGCGCCTGGATGGTCTGACTGCAACAGCGGCTGCTTGTCCCAACCGGATGGATCCACCCACATCGCATATCCGTCTCAGTGATATTGAACGTGTGGAAATTCATCGGGGACCTCACGCATTACAGTATGGCCCCTCTTTTGGCGGAACTGTTAACTTTGTCAGCCACAAATCTCCGGACTATATAAACTTTGGTCTGAACGGTGATGTCCGGGCCGGTATAGAGAGTAATACAGGTCACCAGAAAACAGACGCCCGAATCCAGGGTGGGACAGAAAACTGGGATTTCCTTCTCAGTGGCGGCTTGTCATCAACCGATGATTACACAGGTGGAAGTGGATTGACAGTTGCGTCCGGTTTTCAATCCTATGATTTCGGTTTAGAAGGCGGGATCAACGTTTTTGCGGGTCATCGACTGACTGCCGGATGGTCACAATCATTTATCCGTGATGCAGATTTCCCTGCGTTAATGATGGATATGGCCATTGATGATACCTACAAATTTAAAGCCGGTTATGAATGGACACCCAACCAAGCAGAAAACCTTTCTACAGTTGAAATCAATGGGTACTGGAGCCTGGTAGATCATGAAATGAATAATCATAACCGTGATTCATTTAATATGCGGGATGCTATTGCTCTTGCTGAAACCGAAACATACGGCGTTCACAGTAAAGTAAAAGGTCAGTACAACTCAGGCTCTTATACGATGACTGCAGGAATCGACCAGCTGGACGTAACAGGAACACGGTTTGTAGACATAAAAATGGGACCGCAAGCCGGAAATAGTATGACATATAATTTATGGCAGGATGCTTCCATTTTTAACGCAGGAATATATTCCGGATTTGAGCACTTCATCGATCGATGGACAGTCTCAGCCGGAACACGGATCGATTACAATCAAGCAGATTCCAAAGATCCTGCGCCTCGATTCGAAAACACCGATGTCAATTCCACTCATGTGAACTTTAGCGTCAGCGCTGGAATTACGCGTCAAATAACTTCCACAACTACAGCAGGTTTTTATGTGGGGCGTGGAGTGCGCAGCCCCGATGTAACCGAAAGGTATATCAACTTTCTGACTATTGGTCGCGACAGTTACGAATACACCGGCAATCCGGATTTAAAAGCAGAGGCAAATAATCAGGCCGATCTGGTACTGAAATCTGAATTCGGAAATTTTAGTATAGAAACAACAATCTTTGCTTCCTACATGACAAACTATATTTCTGCAGTGATTAATGAGGATTTGCAACCGGTTGGTATGGGAGCTCCCGGTGTCAGAGAATTTCAAAATCGCGGAGATGCCCTTTTCTCCGGTTTTGAACTTGCCATGAGTCACAATTTGTCAAGAAGCTGGTTTGTTGGATTAAACAGTTCATTTACCAGGGCTGAATACCTCGACAACAATACACCTGTTGCAGAGATCCCTCCTTTTGAGTCAACCCTCAATATTGGCGGTTCTCTGTTCATGGACCGAATCATGCCGGACATAAGCGTTCGAAGAGTCTTTCCTCAAAATCGCTTTAATGAAGAGTTTGGAGAGAGCAGAACACCCGGCTTCTGGTTAGTTGATGCTACATTGAGTTCAATTCTTTATGATGGTATTTCGCTTTCAGGCGGTGTGCGAAATCTACTCGATGAGGATTATTACGAGCACTTAAATCGACAATTTAATCCCGGTGTAAATCCATCAGGAAGCTATTTACCTGAACCCGGCCGGCGATTGTTTATTGAACTATCTGTTCGGTTTTAA